One genomic segment of Methanolinea mesophila includes these proteins:
- a CDS encoding carbohydrate-binding domain-containing protein: MKPITALILALALAFAFTAGASGDTAIDGSGQSVITLAGDAITFEGTGAIVSGSTVTITSAGTYTLRGTLDDGQVIVDTGDDQEVTLVLDGAYITSSTGAPVYIVNADKTVITLADGTANSITDGITYILPDAGSDEPNAAIFSKDDLTINGGGSLAVHANYNDGITSKDDLKITGGSIIVNAVNDGIRGRDSVTVKGGSVSVNAAGDGIQSNNDEDSDKGYISVEGGSVSIVSGADGIQAETNIYVSGGIIDITAGGGSGNAASTNNNGGNGGAPGGMGGPGGFAPSGGQGTRVMGASTMTSTATATTATSGSDSTSMKGLKAGVGVIVSGGTVTVNAADDAINTNDLIGIDGGSLRLSTGDDALHADSSLRINAGDITIPTCYEGIESADIAINGGNIHLTSRDDGVNAVADGTGQSGFDAAGGSLSISGGYLVVDAGGDGIDVNGPITMSGGTVIINGPTDNGNGALDFLNSFSITGGYLLAAGSSGMAQAPGTSSSQCSVMITYASQQAAGTLVHIGTAGGADVLTFAPAKTYQSVVFSSPLLTRGAGYVVYSGGSSTGSATDGVYSGGAYTPGTEIANFTISGTVTSIGSGNAQMPRMNVTMPGNRTGVPAGGTVGNRTWTNPGGLTGNLSGLKSGTVPGSTINSFFQSLISSILGNITGSTPVSPAGTDPGIVPDRIRYLQPGNESTPVIDLLPGSIPESPGETWSAPAPGLSPDFSPITSPGSLYTASTVNSTGSPPGQVMRDLPGGSAVNASQDTPSFNPAFMPGGMRSAPPGGVIGTAWNGGPGNLTEGMAGPPSRIPQGSSGVLLPGGTGI; the protein is encoded by the coding sequence ATGAAACCCATAACGGCATTGATTCTCGCATTGGCGCTGGCATTTGCTTTCACCGCCGGGGCGAGCGGCGATACCGCGATCGACGGTTCCGGGCAGTCCGTCATAACGCTCGCGGGCGACGCGATAACATTCGAGGGCACAGGAGCGATTGTGAGCGGCAGTACCGTCACGATCACCTCGGCAGGCACCTACACCCTGCGCGGGACACTGGACGACGGGCAGGTTATCGTCGATACCGGCGACGACCAGGAGGTAACCCTTGTACTTGACGGGGCGTACATCACCAGTTCCACCGGTGCACCCGTCTATATTGTCAATGCGGATAAAACGGTGATAACCCTCGCGGACGGGACCGCGAATTCCATAACGGACGGAATCACCTACATCCTCCCGGATGCAGGATCGGACGAACCGAACGCGGCGATATTTTCAAAGGACGACCTGACTATCAACGGCGGGGGTTCGCTCGCGGTCCATGCGAATTACAACGACGGGATCACCAGTAAAGACGACCTCAAGATCACCGGCGGATCAATCATCGTAAACGCGGTGAACGATGGAATCCGGGGCCGGGACAGCGTGACCGTCAAAGGTGGGTCCGTCTCGGTGAACGCAGCGGGTGACGGGATCCAGTCCAACAACGACGAAGACAGCGATAAGGGATACATCTCTGTTGAGGGAGGTTCGGTCTCGATCGTCTCCGGGGCTGACGGGATCCAGGCCGAGACGAATATCTACGTCAGTGGAGGAATCATTGATATCACCGCCGGGGGAGGCAGCGGGAACGCCGCGTCCACGAATAATAACGGAGGCAATGGAGGTGCCCCCGGCGGCATGGGCGGACCCGGCGGCTTTGCTCCCTCCGGTGGCCAGGGAACCCGCGTAATGGGAGCGAGCACGATGACCTCGACTGCCACCGCAACCACCGCGACCTCAGGTTCCGATTCCACGAGCATGAAGGGGCTCAAGGCCGGTGTCGGGGTGATCGTCTCGGGCGGCACAGTGACCGTGAATGCGGCCGATGATGCGATCAACACCAACGACCTGATCGGGATCGATGGCGGGTCTCTCCGTCTCTCCACCGGGGACGACGCCCTGCATGCAGACTCCTCGCTCCGGATAAATGCGGGAGATATCACCATCCCGACCTGCTACGAAGGGATCGAGAGCGCAGATATCGCAATTAACGGAGGAAACATCCACCTCACTTCGCGCGACGACGGGGTGAACGCGGTCGCGGATGGCACGGGCCAGAGCGGGTTCGATGCGGCCGGCGGATCACTCTCCATTAGCGGCGGGTACCTGGTGGTCGATGCAGGTGGCGACGGGATCGACGTCAACGGGCCGATCACCATGTCAGGCGGGACGGTAATCATTAACGGACCGACGGACAACGGGAACGGAGCGCTCGATTTCCTTAACTCGTTCTCGATAACCGGGGGATACCTGCTTGCGGCGGGCAGTTCAGGTATGGCTCAGGCCCCGGGCACCTCATCGTCCCAGTGCTCGGTTATGATCACCTACGCCTCGCAGCAGGCGGCAGGGACCCTCGTTCACATCGGGACCGCCGGGGGAGCGGATGTCCTTACCTTCGCCCCGGCCAAGACCTACCAGTCCGTCGTATTCAGTTCCCCGCTGCTCACCAGGGGGGCCGGATACGTGGTGTATTCGGGCGGGAGTTCGACGGGGTCGGCGACGGACGGCGTATATTCGGGCGGAGCGTATACCCCGGGCACGGAGATCGCCAATTTCACCATATCGGGAACGGTCACGTCAATAGGTTCCGGGAACGCCCAGATGCCCAGGATGAATGTCACCATGCCGGGGAACAGGACCGGTGTCCCGGCAGGCGGGACCGTAGGGAACAGGACCTGGACCAACCCCGGCGGCCTGACCGGCAACCTCTCGGGCCTGAAGAGCGGGACGGTGCCGGGGAGCACGATCAATTCGTTTTTCCAGAGCCTGATCAGCTCGATACTCGGGAACATCACCGGGTCCACCCCGGTAAGCCCCGCCGGCACTGATCCCGGAATAGTTCCTGATAGGATACGGTATCTTCAACCAGGGAATGAATCCACCCCGGTGATCGATCTCCTGCCCGGCAGTATCCCGGAAAGCCCGGGGGAGACCTGGTCAGCTCCCGCACCCGGCCTTTCACCGGACTTCTCTCCGATAACCTCCCCGGGCAGTCTGTATACCGCTTCGACCGTGAATTCGACAGGAAGCCCGCCAGGCCAGGTCATGAGGGATTTACCCGGCGGCAGTGCGGTAAACGCATCGCAGGATACTCCATCCTTCAACCCCGCGTTCATGCCCGGCGGCATGAGGAGTGCTCCCCCGGGCGGCGTGATCGGCACGGCGTGGAACGGGGGTCCGGGTAACCTCACCGAGGGCATGGCAGGTCCTCCTTCGCGTATTCCCCAGGGAAGTTCAGGAGTGCTCCTGCCCGGGGGAACAGGCATCTGA
- a CDS encoding radical SAM protein has translation MNAEALILDGYVDEPACLGVPPYISPYIRTIAGVLAGLGYQPRYHTIDQVRKDPLLLSASRNAVVSVMIAGVTVPGKYLGGTPASLTEIQQLGRQLPGKKFVGGPIGFGYSAGGGQKAIRQAISGFDHLLEGSQEDALFAFLSGETPPAGSSYARYDSWAVEGAGIIRQHPGFPWVMCELETARGCSRSYAGGCSFCTEPFYGPPRYRSAEGVATEVRALYEAGARHFRLGRQPDLLTFQAGTGEFPRPRPDRLEVLFSGVREAAPGLQTLHIDNVNPGTIARHGDAARDALRVVVAYHTPGDVAALGMETADPRVVEANNLKASPGDVMEAIRVVNQVGGQRKDGIPELLPGLNFVTGLAGETPLTFDLNEHFLKEVLASGLLVRRVNIRQLMPFEGTRAYTDNTLGLHQARFRKFKEFVREKFDHPMLQQVFPAGTLLRDVVIEEEGNVSFGRQMGSYPILVGIPLPMTAGAVIDAAVVDWGSRSVTALPVPVRVNALPSRALAWIPGIGKKKAGTLAVKRPFRDLDAFRAVAGETVLDPFLDFTSP, from the coding sequence ATGAATGCTGAGGCCCTGATACTGGACGGGTACGTCGACGAACCTGCCTGCCTGGGAGTTCCTCCCTACATCTCCCCCTACATCCGGACCATTGCAGGGGTACTTGCCGGACTCGGCTACCAGCCCCGCTATCATACCATAGACCAGGTGAGAAAAGACCCTCTCCTCCTCTCCGCCTCCCGGAATGCCGTCGTCTCGGTGATGATCGCGGGTGTCACCGTGCCGGGGAAGTACCTCGGCGGGACCCCGGCGAGTCTCACCGAGATCCAGCAGCTGGGCCGACAGCTGCCAGGAAAAAAGTTCGTCGGCGGGCCGATCGGGTTCGGGTATTCGGCCGGGGGTGGGCAGAAGGCAATCCGGCAGGCTATCTCGGGGTTCGACCACCTCCTTGAGGGCTCTCAGGAAGATGCCCTCTTTGCCTTTCTTTCCGGGGAGACCCCGCCAGCCGGTTCTTCGTATGCCCGGTACGATTCCTGGGCGGTGGAGGGGGCGGGAATCATCCGGCAGCACCCGGGATTTCCCTGGGTCATGTGCGAGCTCGAGACCGCCAGGGGGTGTTCCCGGTCATATGCGGGAGGGTGCTCCTTCTGCACCGAACCGTTCTACGGCCCGCCCCGTTACCGGTCGGCGGAGGGCGTCGCCACCGAGGTCAGGGCGCTCTACGAGGCAGGCGCCCGGCATTTCCGTCTGGGAAGGCAGCCGGACCTTCTCACGTTCCAGGCAGGCACTGGTGAGTTCCCCCGCCCGAGACCCGATCGGCTGGAGGTGCTCTTCTCCGGGGTCCGGGAGGCCGCACCCGGGTTGCAGACCCTGCATATCGACAATGTGAACCCGGGGACCATCGCCCGGCACGGGGATGCGGCACGGGACGCGTTGCGGGTGGTTGTCGCCTACCATACCCCCGGAGACGTCGCCGCCCTGGGGATGGAGACCGCCGATCCCCGGGTGGTGGAGGCGAACAACCTCAAGGCATCTCCCGGGGACGTGATGGAAGCGATCCGGGTGGTGAACCAGGTGGGGGGGCAGAGAAAGGACGGGATCCCGGAACTGCTTCCGGGGCTGAACTTTGTCACCGGGCTCGCGGGCGAGACTCCCCTCACATTCGACCTGAATGAACACTTCCTCAAAGAGGTCCTGGCATCGGGGTTGCTGGTCAGGAGGGTGAATATCCGGCAGCTGATGCCTTTCGAGGGTACGCGGGCCTATACCGACAACACCCTCGGGCTCCACCAGGCCCGTTTCCGGAAGTTCAAGGAGTTCGTGCGGGAAAAGTTCGACCATCCCATGCTGCAGCAGGTCTTTCCCGCCGGGACCCTGCTCCGTGACGTGGTGATCGAGGAGGAAGGGAATGTATCGTTCGGCAGGCAGATGGGTTCGTACCCCATACTGGTGGGAATCCCGCTCCCGATGACCGCAGGAGCCGTGATCGATGCGGCGGTGGTCGACTGGGGAAGCAGGTCGGTGACCGCTCTCCCGGTCCCGGTGAGAGTGAACGCGCTGCCCTCCCGGGCGCTCGCCTGGATACCCGGGATAGGGAAGAAGAAGGCGGGAACCCTGGCGGTGAAGCGTCCGTTCAGGGACCTCGATGCCTTCCGTGCCGTCGCAGGGGAGACCGTACTCGACCCGTTCCTCGACTTCACATCTCCTTGA
- a CDS encoding ABC transporter permease, whose translation MKRRNLNMIIKKDLRGLMNERTILLAVLLQLFIALFSSFLVIGLASMYDPTTLSRFSGVRYGVAYAGTDSALEDYLRSSGQIVVFPMNLSEGVTLLGERKLSAVIYVPDTPPDSTEPVKITLYLLENDIQSAIVNVKLKAVLLQYEQQLRDIRESRLDIVPIPLQFPENTGGSSFYEFIYGLLIPLLVLLPAVIASALVIDLITEEYQHHTLETLLSTPMSLHEVIWGKILACELLVPIQAGAWLILLSLNGIVIEGIVSILVQVMAFSMVLILIGALTALYYRERTAAQFIFSTAVVVLMIFALAIPDNPLNLVARIATGSAGIDQWVILGIVGLVAVFLSLVVYWYTIRASKTALTGG comes from the coding sequence ATGAAGCGACGAAACCTGAACATGATCATTAAAAAGGACCTCCGGGGCCTGATGAACGAGCGGACCATCCTGCTCGCGGTTCTTCTGCAGCTTTTCATCGCCCTTTTCTCCTCGTTCCTGGTGATCGGTCTTGCCTCAATGTACGACCCCACGACCCTCTCCCGGTTCTCGGGGGTCCGTTACGGGGTGGCCTACGCCGGAACGGACTCTGCCCTAGAAGACTACCTGAGATCGAGCGGACAGATCGTGGTCTTCCCCATGAACCTCTCCGAGGGGGTGACCCTGCTCGGGGAGAGGAAACTTTCGGCGGTGATCTATGTCCCGGACACTCCGCCCGACTCAACCGAGCCGGTGAAGATTACGCTCTACCTTCTGGAAAACGACATACAGTCCGCGATAGTGAACGTGAAGCTCAAGGCTGTCCTGTTGCAGTACGAGCAGCAATTGCGGGATATCCGTGAATCCCGCCTCGATATAGTCCCCATCCCACTCCAGTTCCCGGAAAATACCGGAGGATCGTCGTTTTACGAGTTCATTTACGGACTGCTGATACCGCTCCTGGTCCTCCTGCCGGCGGTCATCGCATCGGCCCTGGTCATCGACCTGATCACCGAGGAGTACCAGCACCACACGCTCGAGACGCTGCTCTCCACTCCCATGTCCCTGCACGAGGTCATCTGGGGGAAGATCCTAGCCTGCGAGCTGCTCGTGCCTATCCAGGCCGGGGCGTGGCTTATCCTCCTCTCGTTGAACGGGATCGTAATCGAGGGGATAGTGTCGATCCTTGTGCAGGTTATGGCATTTTCCATGGTTCTCATCCTTATCGGGGCTCTTACCGCGCTCTACTACAGGGAGAGGACAGCCGCACAGTTCATCTTCTCTACCGCAGTCGTGGTGCTTATGATCTTCGCCCTGGCAATCCCGGACAACCCTTTGAACCTTGTTGCCCGTATCGCGACCGGATCTGCCGGGATTGATCAGTGGGTCATCCTGGGGATCGTGGGCCTGGTGGCCGTCTTCCTCTCCCTGGTGGTATACTGGTACACGATACGGGCGTCAAAGACCGCGCTCACGGGCGGTTGA
- a CDS encoding ABC transporter permease has translation MGKNVLPLALVMLALLVVVTGFSATQGLHLQDGIYTLGVDSPAVAEIFSPDVRFTIYQADDSTLWNSREYFDAIVIGGEVWGSDTDKGRAAVRALQTDYEGYLNQVYAQESDLFAAYPLWIDVQNIRSELDFTATLAGQQVAAPIRQSRPPVPSGPIIEIATPAPTLGIPESEIRQGLVQSQGSSSQITRYSELLTGESPFGDYTIPSQLTPPLPFDTIILVFVFIFPLYFTSQFFMMSIMNERLERKGEVLLTTPLHPAAIILGKALPYFLLMLAISTLLIFWLGASLSILLPLLPVILFFLASALIIGMISRSFKELSFLSIFFSTVATAYLFFPSIFANVHIISLISPLTLVVLTLQGEPYTVIQYFYSTSLFFLTSAVLLYLGLVNFREDRLFSQVGLSEKFQDFISTAISRKRPYISLFVLNALLIPFVFMAQMMVLVLFFNLPVPLSLVLLLVFAAFIEEFAKSIGLLSLHHRDPSFFTWKRLAFASVATAAGFLFGEKLLTFLTLSQITESVFGSILFLSLGVLWLPFLLHFSGVMIVGTGLKLRGRTGYIVGLMFATLVHCLYNLYFILGVLSL, from the coding sequence ATGGGAAAGAACGTGCTCCCGCTGGCACTGGTGATGCTGGCGCTCCTGGTGGTGGTGACCGGCTTTTCGGCCACGCAGGGGCTCCACCTCCAGGACGGGATCTATACTCTCGGGGTCGACAGTCCTGCCGTCGCGGAGATATTCTCTCCGGACGTGCGGTTCACGATCTACCAGGCAGATGATTCCACCCTCTGGAACTCAAGGGAATATTTCGATGCCATCGTAATCGGAGGCGAGGTGTGGGGGAGCGACACCGACAAGGGGCGGGCAGCCGTACGTGCCCTCCAGACCGATTACGAAGGGTACCTGAATCAGGTCTATGCCCAGGAATCCGACCTGTTCGCCGCATACCCGTTATGGATCGACGTCCAGAATATCAGGAGCGAACTCGATTTCACCGCCACGCTCGCGGGCCAGCAGGTGGCGGCTCCCATCCGCCAGAGCAGGCCCCCGGTCCCCTCGGGACCGATCATCGAGATCGCCACCCCTGCACCCACTCTCGGCATCCCCGAAAGCGAGATCCGGCAGGGGCTTGTCCAGTCGCAGGGATCAAGTTCCCAGATTACCCGATATTCAGAACTGCTCACCGGGGAGAGCCCGTTCGGGGATTACACCATCCCGTCGCAGCTCACCCCGCCGCTCCCGTTCGATACCATCATTCTGGTCTTTGTCTTCATATTCCCCCTGTATTTCACGTCGCAGTTTTTCATGATGAGCATCATGAACGAACGGCTGGAACGAAAGGGGGAGGTGCTCCTCACCACCCCCCTCCACCCGGCAGCGATCATCCTTGGAAAAGCCCTCCCCTATTTCCTGCTGATGCTCGCGATATCGACGCTGCTCATCTTCTGGCTCGGCGCCTCGCTCTCTATCCTGCTCCCCCTGCTCCCGGTAATACTCTTCTTCCTGGCGAGCGCCCTGATCATCGGGATGATCTCCCGGAGTTTCAAGGAGCTCTCGTTCCTCTCAATTTTCTTCTCCACCGTCGCGACCGCGTATCTCTTCTTCCCCTCGATCTTTGCCAATGTCCATATCATCAGCCTCATCTCCCCCCTCACCCTGGTGGTCCTCACCCTGCAGGGCGAGCCTTATACCGTGATCCAGTACTTCTATTCCACATCCCTGTTCTTCCTCACGAGCGCAGTCCTCCTCTATCTGGGCCTGGTGAACTTCCGTGAAGACCGGTTATTCTCCCAGGTAGGGCTTTCTGAAAAGTTCCAGGACTTCATTTCGACGGCCATTTCCAGGAAAAGACCATACATCTCCCTGTTCGTGCTGAACGCCCTCCTTATCCCGTTCGTATTCATGGCGCAGATGATGGTACTGGTACTCTTCTTCAACCTCCCCGTCCCCCTTTCCCTGGTGCTGCTCCTGGTATTCGCGGCCTTCATCGAGGAGTTTGCAAAATCCATCGGGCTTCTTTCCCTCCACCACAGGGATCCCTCCTTCTTTACCTGGAAGCGGCTGGCCTTCGCTTCGGTCGCCACTGCAGCCGGCTTCCTTTTCGGGGAGAAACTCCTCACCTTCCTGACACTCTCCCAAATCACGGAATCGGTTTTCGGCAGCATACTTTTCCTCTCGCTCGGGGTTCTCTGGCTTCCGTTCCTCCTCCATTTCTCCGGGGTGATGATCGTGGGGACAGGGCTGAAACTGAGAGGCAGGACCGGGTATATCGTGGGCCTGATGTTCGCCACGCTGGTCCACTGTCTCTATAACCTCTACTTCATCCTGGGGGTGCTCTCCTTATGA
- a CDS encoding DHH family phosphoesterase, with amino-acid sequence MPEMVQPESRGRVKFVIFGCGSIGFSILQELVQAGEHVLVIDRDPDRVRELRDQHYEASVKEMTDQDLMAGLPPFEIGFLVSGDHQANLAALQTIKGKSPAIEVMARATDPLNAEKLEKAGADYVLSPSPVVARAAIHQITKLHANRVSMRLYSLLSGWEGVLGIVTHKNPDPDAISSAMALAAIAKSANPKKLAVRIFYDGVIGHQENRTMVNLLEIKMEKYEPQLLQECNYLALVDCPGPGINNPLSPRTRVHIVIDHHQDGQGLEAMVPFVDIRPGLGATASILAQYMQELDIAIDRLIATGLLYGIRSDTRDFERNVTPSDLTNAAFLLPLADNDLLDQIKSPSLSQETLDVLGVAIRNRKIRSGYLFSNVGYVRNRDSLPQAADLLITLEGVNCALVYGISDDAIIMSARNRDIRLHIGNVLSEAFGDIGDAGGHPNMAAATIPLAYFRRVKNKDDLLNLIIDPLLKKFNHLAGLENEGKDEL; translated from the coding sequence ATGCCCGAAATGGTCCAGCCTGAGTCACGCGGCCGGGTAAAATTCGTAATTTTCGGATGCGGGAGCATCGGTTTTTCCATCCTGCAGGAACTGGTGCAGGCCGGTGAACACGTGCTGGTGATCGATCGCGACCCGGACAGGGTCAGGGAACTCCGCGACCAGCACTACGAGGCCTCGGTAAAAGAGATGACCGATCAAGACCTGATGGCGGGTCTCCCCCCGTTCGAGATCGGGTTCCTCGTCAGCGGCGACCACCAGGCAAACCTCGCAGCACTCCAGACCATCAAGGGCAAGAGCCCGGCGATCGAGGTAATGGCGCGGGCAACTGATCCCCTCAACGCGGAAAAACTGGAAAAGGCGGGAGCGGACTATGTGCTCTCCCCCTCGCCGGTAGTGGCCAGGGCCGCGATACACCAGATCACGAAACTGCATGCAAACCGGGTCTCGATGAGGCTTTATAGCCTCCTCTCCGGCTGGGAGGGGGTGCTCGGGATCGTCACCCACAAGAACCCCGACCCCGACGCGATCTCCAGTGCAATGGCGCTCGCGGCCATTGCGAAGAGTGCGAACCCGAAGAAGCTCGCGGTCAGGATATTCTATGACGGGGTGATAGGCCACCAGGAGAACCGGACCATGGTAAACCTTCTCGAGATAAAGATGGAGAAGTACGAACCCCAGCTGCTCCAGGAATGCAATTATCTTGCGCTGGTTGACTGTCCCGGGCCGGGGATAAACAATCCTCTCTCGCCCCGCACGAGGGTGCACATCGTGATAGACCACCACCAGGACGGACAGGGGCTGGAAGCCATGGTACCCTTCGTGGACATCCGCCCCGGTCTCGGGGCGACGGCGAGCATCCTGGCCCAGTATATGCAGGAACTGGATATCGCCATCGACAGGCTGATCGCCACCGGCCTCCTCTACGGGATCCGTTCCGATACCCGGGACTTCGAGCGGAACGTCACCCCTTCCGATCTCACCAATGCCGCATTCCTCCTCCCCCTGGCGGACAACGACCTGCTCGACCAGATCAAGTCCCCCTCCCTCTCCCAGGAGACGCTTGACGTACTGGGGGTTGCCATCCGGAACAGGAAGATAAGGTCCGGGTACCTCTTCTCGAACGTGGGGTATGTCAGGAACAGGGACTCGCTTCCCCAGGCCGCGGACCTGCTGATCACCCTCGAGGGGGTGAACTGTGCACTTGTGTACGGGATCTCGGACGACGCCATCATCATGTCAGCCCGGAACCGCGACATCCGGCTTCATATCGGGAACGTGCTCTCCGAGGCGTTCGGGGATATCGGGGACGCGGGAGGGCACCCCAACATGGCCGCTGCCACTATTCCGCTTGCGTATTTCCGGAGGGTAAAGAACAAGGATGACCTCCTGAACCTGATCATCGATCCGCTCCTGAAGAAGTTCAACCACCTCGCCGGGCTGGAGAACGAGGGTAAGGATGAACTTTGA
- a CDS encoding 6-hydroxymethylpterin diphosphokinase MptE-like protein, whose translation MNFEEWEPHYLEILDYFGFSREDDEDAARVLAGLLTKDDLPVLSSICRGGDITVCGNAPTLKREVPVVRGKVFAADAAAEVLLDHGIRPAAVFTDLDGATDRFIEMNREGTVMVVHAHGDNIPLLRHWVPRFPGPLVGTTQSRPLPHVHNFGGFTDGDRAVFAADALGAARIRLAGFDCGDTSVDPVKRGKLFWARTLLGLLGYEC comes from the coding sequence ATGAACTTTGAGGAATGGGAGCCGCATTACCTGGAAATACTGGACTACTTCGGGTTCTCCCGCGAGGATGACGAGGACGCCGCGCGGGTCCTCGCCGGGCTCCTGACGAAGGACGATCTCCCGGTCCTCTCATCGATCTGCCGCGGGGGGGATATCACGGTCTGCGGGAACGCTCCCACACTGAAACGTGAGGTCCCGGTAGTCCGGGGGAAGGTCTTTGCCGCCGATGCGGCAGCCGAAGTCCTCCTCGACCACGGGATCCGGCCTGCGGCGGTCTTTACCGACCTCGATGGTGCGACCGACCGGTTCATTGAGATGAACCGGGAAGGGACCGTGATGGTGGTGCACGCCCATGGCGACAACATTCCTCTTCTCCGCCACTGGGTGCCCCGCTTCCCGGGACCGCTGGTCGGGACCACCCAGAGCCGCCCGTTGCCGCACGTCCATAATTTCGGGGGCTTCACCGACGGGGACCGGGCGGTCTTCGCCGCGGATGCGCTCGGTGCCGCACGAATAAGGCTCGCGGGGTTCGACTGCGGCGACACCTCGGTCGACCCGGTGAAACGGGGAAAGCTCTTCTGGGCACGAACCCTCCTGGGACTTCTTGGGTATGAATGCTGA
- a CDS encoding ABC transporter ATP-binding protein produces the protein MIEGCNLKKDFDGFVALDGISFSFERSGIFGIVGHNGAGKTTLLKILSGLIPPSSGTLTMDGIDVLKNPDAVKQVLGYLPEESRLYETMTVDDYLRFFGEIYGLPKETITSRGMELLASLNLEPDKKKIGELSKGMKRKVAIARSLIHDPSVLIFDEPTSGLDPMTSRFIVDYLRELKSAGKTIILSAHNLYQVEAICDRVMILRRGKTVADGTMPELREMFGSITYHIYFTAPRVEEVHLDRDPAVEGGFYRADAGSVQEMNAITSAISLAGGTVDRIESRYPSLEEMMIKIGE, from the coding sequence ATGATAGAAGGGTGCAATCTGAAAAAGGATTTTGATGGATTCGTCGCACTGGACGGGATCAGCTTCTCCTTCGAACGGTCAGGAATATTCGGAATCGTCGGCCATAACGGGGCCGGCAAGACCACCCTCCTGAAGATTCTCTCCGGACTAATCCCCCCCTCTTCGGGAACGCTTACCATGGACGGGATCGACGTGCTCAAGAACCCGGACGCGGTCAAACAGGTCCTCGGGTACCTGCCGGAAGAGTCCCGGCTCTATGAGACGATGACCGTGGACGACTATCTCAGGTTCTTCGGGGAGATATACGGTCTCCCGAAAGAGACCATCACATCAAGGGGCATGGAACTGCTCGCGTCGCTCAACCTCGAACCGGATAAAAAGAAGATCGGCGAACTCTCCAAGGGGATGAAGCGCAAGGTCGCCATCGCCCGCTCCCTGATCCATGACCCCTCCGTCCTCATCTTCGATGAGCCGACCTCGGGACTGGACCCCATGACCTCCCGGTTCATCGTCGATTATCTCAGGGAACTGAAATCCGCGGGAAAGACCATCATCCTCTCCGCCCACAACCTCTACCAGGTCGAGGCCATCTGCGACCGGGTGATGATCCTTCGAAGGGGGAAGACGGTCGCCGACGGGACCATGCCGGAACTCCGGGAGATGTTCGGGTCGATCACGTATCATATCTATTTCACCGCACCCCGGGTCGAAGAGGTGCACCTTGACCGGGACCCCGCAGTCGAAGGAGGTTTCTACCGGGCCGATGCGGGGTCCGTCCAGGAGATGAATGCCATTACTTCGGCGATCTCCCTGGCGGGAGGAACGGTTGACCGCATCGAGTCCAGGTACCCTTCCCTCGAAGAGATGATGATAAAGATCGGGGAATGA
- a CDS encoding RDD family protein gives MHCSKCGKETEGSGKYCQWCGAELVRPPRPLLHHKATIQTERFSGLGRRFVAFIVDLLFLLLIDLFLIGVLGLSEGIRMVYQYSRHLPMTDRYGEVVHAVVPFQVIVAFFILIIIVPWIYYAYLESSRNQATLGKMALRIAVTDGEGNRITFSRATLRHFAKILVFLTLFIGYIILQFTKCKQALQDMAAGTLMFVQE, from the coding sequence ATGCACTGTTCAAAATGCGGGAAAGAGACTGAGGGTTCGGGGAAATATTGCCAGTGGTGCGGTGCCGAGCTGGTACGACCGCCGCGCCCGCTGCTGCACCATAAGGCCACGATTCAGACCGAGCGGTTCTCGGGACTGGGAAGGAGGTTCGTTGCGTTCATCGTGGACCTTCTGTTCCTCCTGCTGATCGACCTCTTTCTTATCGGAGTGCTCGGTCTTTCGGAGGGGATCAGGATGGTGTACCAGTATTCCCGCCACCTACCCATGACCGATCGTTACGGGGAGGTGGTCCATGCGGTCGTCCCGTTCCAGGTGATCGTGGCGTTCTTCATCCTGATCATCATCGTCCCCTGGATTTACTATGCGTATCTTGAAAGCTCGAGGAACCAGGCAACCCTCGGGAAGATGGCGCTCAGGATCGCGGTCACGGACGGCGAGGGGAACCGGATCACCTTCTCCCGGGCGACCCTGCGTCACTTCGCAAAAATCCTCGTCTTCCTGACCCTCTTTATCGGGTACATAATTCTCCAGTTCACAAAGTGCAAGCAGGCGCTCCAGGACATGGCGGCCGGAACGCTCATGTTCGTTCAGGAATAG